One genomic region from Tigriopus californicus strain San Diego chromosome 4, Tcal_SD_v2.1, whole genome shotgun sequence encodes:
- the LOC131878998 gene encoding lactosylceramide 1,3-N-acetyl-beta-D-glucosaminyltransferase-like: protein MTYKHLLGYRWASEHCPEVNLVLKADDDVIVDTLHLGLYITTFIHNFVEPFYLCHYLPDQKIGRDPAFKWFVSEEEFPGHTYPGYCAGWAYVTNPVTIRKVLDLAETRDDYFWIDDVYVTGVIRPKAVKVYDWSQAFLSSHAQSKTHILEDDGYSPELLVCADVSPKQMTHVYDKFKQSYSKKWGMDNFYFNHENREAVRPDLLVDPFEGRDEL from the exons ATGACGTACAAGCATCTCTTGGGATACAG GTGGGCATCTGAACATTGCCCGGAAGTGAATTTGGTGCTCAAGGCTGACGACGACGTGATTGTGGATACGCTCCATTTAGGCCTTTATATCACGACGTTTATCCATAATTTTGTGGAACCTTTCTACTTGTGCCACTATCTGCCAGATCAAAAAATTGGTCGTGATCCTGCTTTCAAATGGTTCGTTTCAGAGGAAGAATTTCCTGGCCACACTTATCCCGGATATTGTGCTGGTTGGGCTTATGTGACGAATCCTGTCACGATTCGAAAAGTGCTCGATCTGGCCGAAACCAGAGACGATTATTTCTGGATCGACGATGTTTACGTTACGGGCGTGATTCGACCGAAGGCCGTGAAAGTCTATGATTGGTCTCAGGCTTTCTTATCCAGCCATGCTCAAAGCAAAACTCATATTCTTGAGGATGACGGTTACAGCCCGGAGTTACTCGTTTGCGCCGATGTCTCTCCCAAGCAAATGACGCATGTGTACGATAAGTTCAAACAGAGttactcaaaaaaatgggGAATGGACAACTTCTATTTCAATCATGAAAATCGAGAGGCCGTGCGGCCAGACTTGCTGGTAGACCCGTTTGAAGGAAGAGATGAACTCTAG
- the LOC131879182 gene encoding N-acetylglucosamine-6-sulfatase-like translates to MSSPYNSGVAFLTIIWLLRFASSINVKPNILVFLTDDLDVELGGLEPLQKTRRWISDHGIHFSNSFVSTPICCPSRSSTLTGLYQHNTKVFNNSVGGNCNSQRWQNGPETRTYATELKKAGYVTMYSGKYLNTYGSKASGGLEHVPLGWDFWSGLVGNSKYYNYTLSINGKAEHHGDSYEEDYLTDVIGRKAQSFLSHFQSINSTSPFLMVLAPPAPHAPFTPAPQYANHFLNHTAPRTPAFNHKSTGSTQKHWLIQTQPQLMSPEVIATVDEAFRNRWRTLLSVDDLVDGVLKTLEQFDRLKDTFVVFTSDHGYHLGQFGLPLDKRQLYDTDLRVPLLVRGPGIHTNTTKGNVVTNIDLAPTLVELGTGHVPVDMDGTSFVQLMMTESNFITPPQPQHSFLVEYHGEDGAHGVDQQCKAITDQHMVECEAQFGCKCQDARNNTFSCVRTFSQSEDTVYCHFQDDAGFIEMYNLKQDPFQLHNIASGMTPEVKSIYEEKIQILKECHGRDECFQA, encoded by the coding sequence ATGAGTTCTCCGTACAACTCGGGTGTAGCATTTTTGACCATCATTTGGCTTCTGAGGTTCGCAAGTTCCATCAATGTGAAACCGAATATTTTGGTGTTTCTCACGGACGATTTGGACGTGGAACTTGGCGGGTTGGAGCCGTTACAAAAGACTCGGAGATGGATCAGCGACCATGGAATACACTTCAGCAATTCTTTTGTGTCAACGCCCATCTGTTGTCCCAGTCGATCCAGCACTTTAACTGGTCTCTATCAACACAACACCAAGGTTTTCAATAATTCGGTGGGAGGTAATTGCAACTCTCAGAGATGGCAAAATGGACCTGAAACCCGGACTTATGCCACAGAGCTCAAGAAAGCAGGTTATGTGACTATGTATAGTGGGAAGTATCTCAATACTTATGGCTCAAAAGCGTCCGGAGGCTTGGAACATGTTCCACTTGGGTGGGACTTTTGGTCAGGCTTGGTGGGTAATTCGAAATATTACAATTACACTCTCTCCATCAATGGCAAGGCAGAACATCATGGCGACTCTTACGAAGAAGACTATCTGACTGATGTCATAGGGAGGAAAGCTCAATCCTTTTTGAGCCACTTCCAGTCCATCAACTCTACGTCACCATTCTTGATGGTTTTAGCCCCGCCCGCTCCTCACGCTCCATTTACCCCTGCACCGCAATATGCAAACCATTTTCTCAACCATACAGCACCCAGAACCCCGGCCTTTAACCACAAGTCCACGGGAAGCACTCAGAAGCATTGGCTGATCCAAACCCAACCACAATTGATGTCTCCGGAGGTGATTGCCACGGTGGATGAGGCTTTCCGTAACCGTTGGCGTACTCTGTTATCCGTTGATGATCTCGTAGATGGTGTGCTCAAGACCCTAGAACAATTCGATCGTCTCAAGGACACATTTGTGGTCTTCACATCGGATCATGGCTACCATTTGGGCCAATTTGGATTACCATTGGATAAGCGGCAGCTGTACGACACGGATTTGCGAGTTCCATTACTGGTTCGGGGACCTGGGATccacaccaacaccaccaaggGGAATGTGGTCACCAATATTGATCTGGCACCCACATTGGTGGAATTGGGCACGGGACATGTCCCGGTTGATATGGATGGGACCTCCTTTGTTCAACTGATGATGACTGAGAGCAATTTCATCACGCCACCGCAACCACAACATTCATTCTTGGTGGAGTATCACGGAGAAGATGGCGCTCATGGCGTAGATCAACAATGTAAAGCCATCACTGATCAACATATGGTGGAATGTGAAGCTCAATTTGGGTGCAAGTGTCAAGATGCTAGAAACAATACCTTTAGTTGTGTCAGAACTTTTTCCCAATCCGAGGACACCGTGTActgtcattttcaagatgaTGCCGGCTTTATTGAGATGTACAATCTTAAACAAGACCCGTTTCAGTTACATAATATTGCCTCAGGAATGACGCCTGAAGTGAAATCCATTTATGAGGAGAAGATCCAGATTTTAAAGGAATGTCATGGTCGAGATGAGTGCTTCCAGGCGTAA
- the LOC131879183 gene encoding lachesin-like yields the protein MRIRHVNQACQLIILSCCTMLAITASDNENQARPRVLAWQDPDAPQFDWNRVENHTVQMGGTALLPCVIKNLGNESVSWIRMRDAYILTVDEEVFISDPRISTIHQDNSLSWTLQIKSVQPDDASKYECQVSTEPKMSHFVGLQVRVPKVHIFGDQDIFVKSSSTVHMKCVISQSLEPPNYIEWRHNEQRLSPGLGGHTRIQATPPEHIAEGTTMSTLTILEATKSDSGEYTCHPAQMDKARVMLHVLDTDYPAAMQTSDSCPGLFSRATVVFCAAIMCAISVLAGL from the exons ATGAGGATCAGACACGTCAATCAGGCTTGCCAATTGATTATTCTAAGTTGCTGTACAATGTTGGCCATCACCGCGTCTGACAACGAAAACCAAGCAAGGCCAAGAG TCTTGGCTTGGCAAGATCCAGATGCTCCACAATTTGATTGGAACAGAGTTGAAAACCACACTGTTCAAATGGGCGGAACAGCATTGCTACCATGTGTGATTAAAAACCTGGGGAACGAATCC GTGTCATGGATTCGAATGAGGGACGCGTATATTCTCACCGTGGATGAGGAAGTTTTCATATCAGATCCCAGGATTTCCACAATTCACCAAGATAACTCGCTTAGTTGGACTCTTCAGATAAA GTCCGTTCAACCTGATGATGCAAGTAAATATGAATGTCAAGTTAGCACTGAACCCAAGATGAGCCATTTCGTGGGTCTTCAAGTCAGAG TTCCCAAGGTTCATATCTTCGGAGATCAGGATATATTTGTGAAGTCATCGAGTACTGTCCATATGAAGTGTGTGATATCGCAGTCCTTGGAGCCGCCCAATTACATCGAATGGCGGCACAATGAGCAACGCCTTTCACCCGGATTGGGCGGCCACACCCGAATTCAAGCCACTCCTCCAGAGCACATTGCCGAAGGGACCACCATGAGTACTCTGACCATTCTAGAAGCCACAAAATCGGATAGTGGAGAATACACATGCCATCCAGCCCAAATGGACAAGGCCAGGGTCATGCTTCATGTTTTGGACA ccGATTATCCCGCGGCCATGCAGACCAGTGACAGCTGTCCGGGATTATTCTCCAGAGCAACCGTTGTTTTTTGTGCTGCTATAATGTGTGCCATTTCTGTTCTTGCCGGCCTCTAA